CTTTATCTTCAGTACAGGTATAGAGAGTTCCTCCGTCAGCATGAGTGATTTGTTGCGCTTTTTGCAGAATTAATTCTAATAAGCGAACATGATCTTTTTCTGCAGATAGAGCGGTGCCTATATCCGTAATTTCCTTCAGTAATTGAGAAAAGTGATTTTCGGTCAACGTCATTTTTAAATCATGTGTATTAAAGGGTATGGTTAGATTATAGTAAACATTGTATAAAATGTTCTCATGAAGTATAATGAGCGGCCATACTGGTTGGCCATAAATTGATTTTTATTAAACAAGGAAATGAATATTAAACGTGCAATATGGATGTAAAAAGCTATTAATTAAACGGCTAACTTCATTTTATATTGTGGATCTTTAAATGACAAGTACGATTAATATTCTTCAGGAATTGGATTTATGTTATGAAAAAAATCAATTACCTGTTATTGAGTCTTCTGTTGAGCCTAATGGGGGTGCTCTCAATGTAGAAAAGGCATTGAGCGATAATCCTGAGTGTTGGGAGACTATTAAAATAGGTGCCGCCCACCCGGAAAAGAAAACGATTGTTCTCAACTATAACGGGTCTGATGAGCCAGATGGGCTGTATCTGAAAAAGAGAATCGTCAGTAAATTAATTGATGATGGCTTTATCATGTACTATCCAACAGCGGATGGATTGCAACCTATAACAGAATCAACGGATATTGATGCCATTTTTCCTTGTGTGATGCCTGTTCTTCCTGCGCAAGAAAGCGACGTCGTAAAAAAATTAAATACAAGCCGCGAGCGCGTTGATTTTTTAGATGAATCTCGGTTAAGTCAGTTAAGCTCTAAAATTTTAGAGTCTCCTGATGTCTATTTTCATTTTGTGAATTTTCTCTTTTTGGAAGATCTTAATGCTCTTTATCAGGAGATGGGCTATTCAGAAGCAATAAACACTGAAGATAAAAGTGGCATTGAATGGGATTTTGCTTCATCTGAAAATGAAAGGGAGGTTGACGATTGGTCAAAACAGCGAGAGAAATTCGAGAAAAAAATTAAAGAAGTACACGATAAATATCAATTCCCACCCTGTTTCTTACCAGCAACTAATAATTCTCCACTTTCTGGAGAGATAAGAGAGGGGCTCTATTTCAATTATGTATTAAGTCAGCATCCTGACTTAGTAAAAAAATTACGTCACTTAAAATCAACTAATCGAGCATTGCCAGTAATTTCCTTTCTGAATAAAGCAGAAAATTTGAAGGCGCTCTCTGTAGAGAATTGTGATCCGCTCCCTGAAGAAGAGGATATTAAACTTCATAAAACTTCATTACGATATTTAAGCATTCAAGCAGAAACATTATCTGCAAAATTGCTATCAACGCTACTGAATAGTTCGCCCGAGTTGCATACTTTATGTATTTACTTAGCAGGGTTATATGAAAATGAATTTACTTTATATGAAAAAAGCTTAGCCAATTTAAAAAAGCTTGTTTTGGGAAGCGGAGTAGGCATAACAACGCAAAATTTAAAAGATTTATTGCAAGCGGCTCATAATATAAATGAACTAGAGCTTAGTCGTATTTATATAACAGATGAAGATGAATCCTTTCAAATGCCTTCCAGGCCTTACCTAACGAAGATTGATATCCGGAATAAGACTTTTTCATTTGAGATGTTAAGCCGACTCATTGATGCAGCGCCTAATCTTGAAGATTTATCGATTTCGGAAATAAATAATAACCTATTTGATCCCTCGCTGTTGACCATAAAAAATAAATTAAACAAGCTCAAGAATCTTGAAATAACAACATCTACATTTGATGCAGAGCAACTTTTTTCTCTGTTACAATCGGCCCCGTTCTTAAATAAGCTGACATTTCATAGTTGTATTATTAATAATGAGCTGAATTTGCAAGCTAACTCTCTTCCTTTTTTAACTGAATTTGATGGAACCTACACTTATTTTACTTGCGAGCAATTAAAAAATATTTGGGATGCAGCGCCCAATTTAAGTAAAATTACCATTCATAAGCCTGATAATTTTTTTGAATTTCTCAAGAGTTTACCATCGGATTTTTTGCCTTCTTTAACATTTATTGATTTCCCATCGTCCAGGTTAACTTCTGCGGAATTAACCCAATTAATTAGGATAGCACCCAATCTGCAAAGAATTGTCTTTATCGCTCCAACAAATGATAAAGAGTTAAACACCCTTAATCTATTTAGGCAAAGCTACCCTCATATTTCCATTGACTGGGTTGCATGGTTGGCTCACGCAGAACAAAGCAATACTTATAATTCTCCTAGCAGTTTCCAGTCACTCGATGGGAAAATTGGTAAGGAGGAGGGAGTTCCCACTTTACCGGCTAGAACGTTATTTAAAACAAAAGGAGCAACGCAACCCCCTGTTTCTAGTTATCACCTTCATTCTTTGTCTTGGAATTCGTCTTATGGAATCTTTACCCCCATATATCCTAAGTCTATAAATCTGGAGTCAGTTGATGAATCATTAAATTTAACCAATCAACAATTAGAAAAAGCATTTGAGACGCAAGAAGCGACCTCTAAACAGGTCTATGGGCAAATTAACTTTTTAAAACCAGCAATTAATCAATGGATGCAATTACCTGCTTTAAGCACGAGAGATGAACTAGTGCATTATGCAGTGGAGCATCCTGATTATGAGTTAAAGCGAGATAAGAGTTCAGGTTATTATTTCATTAAGTTTCATCAGCCTATTAAATCTTGTATTGTAAATTACCTTCTTAAACCAGGCTCGGATCAGGACGAGGTTCTTTGTGAAAAAATTGCAAAAGAACATCTTGAATGGATAGCCCAGCTGTCATTTGCCCCCCAGGGAAATTTAATCGATTCAGAATCTTATCACAACTTGTTACAGCTTGATGTTTCATCACGTATCCGTGTTTTAGCATCATTTTGCCAGTTTCAAAAAACTTCAGCCCCCGAAGATCTTAGCGGAGATACTGTTGATATTCTTAATGGCTTGCTTCAAGTACAAGCTGGGGTATGCCGACATAGGGCGCAATTATTTGTTGCTCTAGCGAGTGAATTAGGAATAGATGCTAGTTTAATCGATAATGATGTACATCAATTTGTCCGGGTACATTATCATGAGGCTACGTTTACCATAGATTTAGGTGGCGGTGAGGCCGATGTTCTGGAGCTACCCATGCCTGCAGTGACTACTAACGGGGTGCAACAGCCAAAAAAACAGGTGAAAGCTAAAAAACAGGTTCTTCCTTTATCTACTAACAATAGATTTCAAACATGGAATAGCGTCCCTATTGCTACGAATAATCCAGAGGACTTAGTGACACTGCTCACGGCTAAAGATGCTTTTGCCAGACGGTGGCTTATTTTCAAAGAACGCAAGGAAATTGAAACACTACATCATCTTTCATTAGCCGCCCAAAATACCTTTTTCTCACGTGATCTAGATTCTTTGCGTCTGCAAAATCTCCGTATAGACCAAGGTAAAGAACAATGGGTAGATAGTCCCGTGAGTTTATTTTTAAAAGAAGCAGTTTTAAATCCTAAGCAATCTTATACCTGGTTTGTTGATTGGTCAGATCCCAAGGCGAGGCATGTGGGGTTAAATAGCATTATTGATAATGATCGTCGTAATCTACATGGTTTGGATATTCCGCCTAATGTACATATAGTGGTGGTATCAAATCAAAGCTCAGCTTATAAAATGGGTGATGATTTTTATTCTCGTTTTGATGCGATAAGCCAAGCACCAGAGCTTCCTTTGTTAAACTGGCCTGAAGTGAAGTTAAATCAACCAATACAGGAGCATGATGTTTTGTTCCCTTATTCTTTGGGTTGGGAGTCTACTTTAATAGGACGACCTATTTTTGATGATGGCGTTTTGGGAATAGTCCCTGGTGCTCTAATGAACGCTGCTCAAAAAGAAATTTGCAAATTAACGTTACATAATGCCCCTTTGGATGATCCTAAATTTCGTTTTTTTATCAATGAGTTATTAGTAAAAAAACGTTTTTTCTTTAATGGCGAGTGGCAAAAAGTACCTAACGGTTTTCATATTGATTTTGCCATGCCAGATTTAAGTGTTTATCCTGCCATTCAACCGCCCAAGGCAGAACCAGAGCAAGTCCGTGTGCTGAATCAAGCGACGTTGACCTTGTTTTTTAAGCAATACAAAATTACGAACAAGCAGACATTGAAGCCTTTACCCGGTTTTTTTGCATCACATCATTCACTTGAGTTAGTTGTCACCGATAATTTATCTGAAATCCAGTGGTATAGCTTGTTGAAAGAAGCTCAAGAGCATCAATGTGCTTTAACTATCAAAGCAACACCCAAGGTTTTTGTTCCTGAGCCATTAAGAGAGAAGGTGATGCCCATCGTTGCGTTAGAATCTTCTAATCTTTTGATTCTTTCCACCGATAAAGACGATGAAGAAGAGCGTAGAAAGAAAAAAGGGGCTCTTACCATTAACGTGGATACAAAAACCAGTTTTAACAGTTTGTTTTACCATGTTGATTTAAAGAATAGGAAGTTCACAGGGCAGGAAACTCAATTATTAGCAGCGATTAGATCGGCGCGACCTATTATTCTTAAAGGACAGTTTTCTCCCCTTCTTGCCCAGCAGTTGCAATCACTTTTTATCAATCCACCTTTTTTATGGATTAATGGGGAGCCCGTTTCTGTAAGTAATATGACGATTATCACTGATGATGCAACTCCTTTTAAAGCGATTAGTCCTATTGCTCATGTCTATAAACCTGAAGATGATTTTCGTCGATTAGAGAAGCAATTAGCTCAACGTTTGCAACAAACCTATCAAGAGTTGAAGTGGGCACCTTGTCATAGCCATTTTCTTGATTTGCCCGAAGATGAGGCACAACAAGAGAGCTGGGTTAACTGCTTGATCAAACGTTTGCAATGGGGCTCGGGAGCACTCCCTAATAAGGCTGAGCCGACAACACCGCAAGAGCTATTTGATTATTTAGAGCAAAAGAATATGGCCTTTTTAATCAGCAAAACGGGGGCTGGGAAAAGTCATTTTGTGCAAAAAACACTGTTTAATTATGGAAAATCAATTAATAGGCCGATTAAAATTTATTATGAATTAACTTCGTTGAAAGCGTTTCTTGCTCACCAGGAAACCAGCCAACCCATTTTATTTCTCGATGAAGCTAATTTGTCTAACGAACATTATTTGTTACTCGAGGCTATAGTGCGGGGTGATAAAGAATTTTGGTTTGAGGGAGAGTGTTATCCATTAAGGGGGCATAAAATTATCTTTGCGGGTAATCCTACTCACTATGAAGGGCGTTTTGCTCCTGATTTGTTAAAACGATTCCCTAATTATTTTCCTTTTCAGGGAGAATCCATAGAAAAAATAATAGGTCCATTACTGAGTCATTATGAACAGAGTAAGCAATTAATGGCGCTTATAAAACATTATTATACTAAAGCGCAAGAAGCAGGATTGAATATTTCTTCACGCAATGCCCAAATGAGTTGCTTGCGCTTTTTAATCTTAAAAGAGTCTCCGCAAACTAAGATGATGCAAGATGATTTTTTAATGCGTTATGCTCTATTAAGTGAAATTAAAACCTTAGCCTTAGATCAAAAACGAAGCCAGGAACTACGCAAAGACATCAAACAGATAACAGGCTGGAAAGGGAATAAAAAACAGATAAAAGCGATGGCATTGCAGTCATTACCGCAAACAGAGAATAAACTGTATGTCTGGACGTCTTCGCGAGTTAGTGCTGTATTTACTATCGACATCTTAATGAAGCTCAGAGAAAAGAAAATAAAAGGTGAGTTAGCACAAGAGCTTGGCATCAATGGTATGCTTCTTGAGAGCGATCCTGGGCATGGTAAGAGTCAATTGATTTTTTCATTATTACGGGCTAAAAGTATCGATTATGTTGTGATTAAAGCAACGGAGCCTAAAGACTTAGAAGCACAACTTCTGGATGCCTTTCATCACGGGCTAGTGGCTTTTTGTGATGAATTCAATACCAAGGTTAATGAGAAACTGATGAATGCATTGCTTTCTGGATATGATCTTGATGGCAATCCCCCTAAGGTTTCAGGTTTTTGCTTACTGGGGGCGCAAAATCCGCATCATAAATTTATGGATAGGACTCCTTTGTCAGATGCTCTTGATAATCGACTGATATTGCAGGAGCTAGTCCATTATAGTGTACAAGAGCTGCAGCAAATTTTAGTTGAACGATTCCATCTAGAACCTTCCGAAGCATTGGTATTGAGTGAGGAATACACTTCCGCACGTGATTATGCGGAACAATTAGGTTTATTCCCAGCCCCCAATCCTAGGAATTTAATCAATACGGTCGAGGGGGAGTTAAATCGGAAGGGCTCATTAGTAATGGGCAAGGCCTAGTGCAGCATGCCATCAATTTCAGTGATTTCAAAAAAATGTCCATGGAGGTTCATTGGGTGCGCCATTCCAGTTTTATTAATAAACACTAATTCTACTCGTTTATTTGGAGAAGCCATTATCGGCCTCATATCGAGCTAAGCTTGATTATTAATGGTTCAGATATAGTTTTTCATATCTCTTTCGAGGCAGATATTGTTGGTTTCTTGGGGCACTTTTTCTGCGCATATTTGATGAAAGTATAGAATAGGTTTATGGTTTATGGCGGAATAGACCAAATCAAACTTAGAGAACTGCATTAAGGAGAATTGCATGTTAAATCAGTCAAAACAAAAAATAGTCTGTGTGCTTTATGACGATCCTAAAAATGGTTTTCCACCACGTTATGCTCGTGATTCCATTCCTGAATTGATGCGCTATCCGGATGGCCAGTCTCTACCAAGTCCAAAGGCAATAGATTTTAAACCAGGAGAACTGTTAGGCTCGGTTAGTGGCGGTTTAGGTTTAAGATCTTTTCTTGAAGGATTAGGGCATGATTTTGTCGTGACCAGTGATAAAGAAGGGCCTCAATCAGTTTTTGCACAAGAATTAAAAGATGCCAATATAGTGATTTCTCAACCTTTTTGGCCTGCTTATTTAACTCGCGAACGAATAGAGCAAGCCCCTAATTTGCGACTGGCTATTACCGCTGGTATAGGTTCCGATCACGTTGATTTAGAGGCAGCCAAAGAACATAACATTACTGTATGTGAAGTTACTTTTTGTAATAGCATTAGTGTTGCAGAACACGCGGTCATGATGATTTTAGCCTTAGTACGTGATTTTATACCTCAATATAAGACGGTAGTTGATGGGGGATGGGATATTGCTGACTGCGTAAGCCGCTCTTATGATCTCGAAGGAATGCAAGTCGGATGTGTGGCTGCTGGACGTATTGGCTTGGCTGTTTTAAAACGGTTAAAACCTTTTGATGTGGGATTACATTATACAGACAAGCATCGACTTCCTATTCAAGTAGAGCAAGAGTTAAATCTTACCTTCCATCCAACGGTAGAGTCTTTAGTGACACGCTGTGATGTAGTTTCCATTCATTGTCCCCTACACCCAGAGACAGAACATTTATTTGATGATCAATTAATCAAAAAAATGAAACGTGGTGCTTATTTGATTAATACGGCGCGCGGCAAAATCTGTGATAGAGATGCTATTGCTAAGGCACTGGAGTCCGGACAATTAGCTGGTTACGCTGGCGATGTTTGGTTTCCTCAACCTCCATCAAGTAGTCACCCCTGGCGTTTTATGCCCCATCACGCAATGACTCCTCATACTTCAGGCACCTCATTATCCGCTCAAGCACGGTATGCCGCCGGGGTAAGAGAAATATTGGAGTGTTGGTTTACCAATAAGCCAATAAGAAATGAGTACTTGATTATGCAACATGGTCATTTAGCTGGAGTAGGAGCCCATTCTTATAGTGAGGGTAATACCACTATAGGTGTAGATGTGTAGCGGTTTCTATTTAAATGAAGTCAATCTATTGTTGGTCGGGTTCTTGGCCCAATGGCGCTACCTTAAGAAAAGGAAGAAAAAATCGTAGCCCGTATTAGTGCAGCATAATACGGGAATACCCTAGCTCAGTGCACTGAAATCCCGGATTACGCTGCGCTCATCCAGGCTACAAAAACTTAAGGTAGCGCCATTGGGTTCTTGGCCTAATGGCAGTACCATTAGGCCCATATCTAGTTCTTATTAATATACAAGAATCCAAGAAGCTTTTTTGCGGTTTAAAAGTTATTGTCTACACTTTAGATATAAAATGACAAGGGAGTCGAGCATGACCATCACTACGGGTTTATCTGGGAATGAAGTCTATTGTCTCGCAAAGAAAAATTATACCCCTGGTTCTATTGTTGTTGGTAATAGTGTTCACTCCTTAGGCATTATTGGTAGCGTTGGCTCGGGATTAAAAGCTATGCTGGGAGGAGAGCTGCAACAAATCACCACACTTATTGAAGAGGGGCGAGAAACAGCCTATAAACGGATGTTAGAGGAGGCGACTACGAATGGGGTAACAGGCATTACTGGTGTTACCAGTCAATTGATTATTCATGGCTCCAATATTGAATTTTTATCGATAGGCTCTGGAATTAATGCTGGCAGTACCGCAAGCAAAGAGAAATTTTCAACTTCCGATGATGGTCAAGAACTCTATGCGCAATTAGATGCAGGGTATAAACCTATTTGTTTTTCCTTTGGTAACGTTGCATACTCCATGGGCTTAGGGCGTGGAATTTTAGGTGCTCTAAAAACCTTTGGCCGTGGTGAAATAAAAGAGTATTCTGATATTTTCAATAGAACGAGGCATTTGGCTTTAAACCGTATTATTGCTCATGCCAAGCAATATAAAGCTAATGCTGTACTGGGAATAAAAACTACGGTACTCCCATTCGGTGGGGTCAGCGAGATGCTGATGATAGGCACTGCTTCTTATAACCCTCAGTTGAAATTAACTATTGGCAGTGTGGATAGTGATGATGATTTTAATACTGCTAAAGATTATATAGTCAGCAGCGATATGACTAATATTGAAATGTGGAATATGGCGAATATGGGATATGCGCCAATGAAGTTACTATTAGGTACTTCCGTATATTCACTGGGGCTGGTTGGTGGCATTACCTCTGCTTTAAAATCTTTTTTTAGAGGAGAAATTAACGAGTTAACGCGAATGATTTATGCTGCACGAGAACATGCCTTAGGTTTAATCACCGATGAGGCCAAAGCCATAGGCGCGGATGACATTATTGGGGTAAAAACCTATG
This Legionella fallonii LLAP-10 DNA region includes the following protein-coding sequences:
- a CDS encoding heavy metal-binding domain-containing protein, which codes for MTITTGLSGNEVYCLAKKNYTPGSIVVGNSVHSLGIIGSVGSGLKAMLGGELQQITTLIEEGRETAYKRMLEEATTNGVTGITGVTSQLIIHGSNIEFLSIGSGINAGSTASKEKFSTSDDGQELYAQLDAGYKPICFSFGNVAYSMGLGRGILGALKTFGRGEIKEYSDIFNRTRHLALNRIIAHAKQYKANAVLGIKTTVLPFGGVSEMLMIGTASYNPQLKLTIGSVDSDDDFNTAKDYIVSSDMTNIEMWNMANMGYAPMKLLLGTSVYSLGLVGGITSALKSFFRGEINELTRMIYAAREHALGLITDEAKAIGADDIIGVKTYVYQLGNGLVEFLAIGTAVKKSSRIKTESEQLTPQAIVVDKDTFYDSTNVDSLTVDVNRGAKPINRGSTSFLLPALIIIILFISFFWQIFH
- a CDS encoding multicopper oxidase domain-containing protein, whose protein sequence is MASPNKRVELVFINKTGMAHPMNLHGHFFEITEIDGMLH
- a CDS encoding NAD-dependent formate dehydrogenase, with the translated sequence MLNQSKQKIVCVLYDDPKNGFPPRYARDSIPELMRYPDGQSLPSPKAIDFKPGELLGSVSGGLGLRSFLEGLGHDFVVTSDKEGPQSVFAQELKDANIVISQPFWPAYLTRERIEQAPNLRLAITAGIGSDHVDLEAAKEHNITVCEVTFCNSISVAEHAVMMILALVRDFIPQYKTVVDGGWDIADCVSRSYDLEGMQVGCVAAGRIGLAVLKRLKPFDVGLHYTDKHRLPIQVEQELNLTFHPTVESLVTRCDVVSIHCPLHPETEHLFDDQLIKKMKRGAYLINTARGKICDRDAIAKALESGQLAGYAGDVWFPQPPSSSHPWRFMPHHAMTPHTSGTSLSAQARYAAGVREILECWFTNKPIRNEYLIMQHGHLAGVGAHSYSEGNTTIGVDV